The window ACAATTATGTTTCTCAAAAGCCACTCATAATCAAAACAGATGTTGAATCTAGTTATATCAGAAAATAAAGAAGTAAACTAAGTTGCTAATTTCACTGGTTGGACCATTGCATTgatagtgaataaaaaaaaatactttttttttctaggAAGAGAAAATCCTATAAACAAACATTAGTATATAGTTAACTAAGTGCATATTAGACTACTTAACAAGCATTGATAATCAAATAAACCACATCGACAAAAAGTTCCTAGTATACATAATTGCTTAATAAAGCATAAACATAAGCTGGTTTATTGTCCACATCCAAATGTTATACAAGTTAGAAACTGCATGATAACAAATAGCATTGTACATGACTATAATGGAAATGCTTACTTTTCTCACTAAAATTCTTTCATGTGAAGCCAGAGAAGTCCTTTGGCGGTTCAATCCAAATGTTCTCGAACGGGTCTTGTTCGCCCCAATCGTGGCACTGCTTCCGAGGATAGTATCTATAGTCATCCACGGAGAATGATATGCAACGCTTTCCATAAAATCGAACTTTGGAGAAGTACACGCTGTTTCTCATCATTCCTGGAAGGtcaatccttgaatgagatgaTAAGAAACTAGCAAAAAGGGTTACTCCATCTAGTGTTCTCATCTCTTCCCATTCCATTATTGACTGGTCTAACTTAAAAAGAATGGGATTTTCACTAGAACATGTATAAATTACTATGATATCTCCATTATGCTCTGTCATAAATTTTCCTTTCCACCAATTTTTGGCGAAAAAATTCTCCGGGCACTTTGGAGGAGGGACCGAAAGAACACTCCAACTGCGTTCAGATGGGTCAAAAACCCCTAGCCAACCTGTGAGACTTAGGCAATAAAAGAGTCCATTACAAAACACAAGCTTATTCCATATGCTACTAACAAAAGGCAAGCGATTTTGGTAATTAACAGTTTTCCATTCTGTTGCCCCAGGATAACATGTGCTAATAGCCACGATTGTGGGGCTAACATGCTTAACGGTAAATAAAACACAGCCAGGCGATGTTGGAGCACAAGAGAAGGCAACTATCTGGTATGCCATCTCAAATCTTGGCAATTTGATCACTTCTCGAGTAAACGGATTAAAGAAGAACACTTGGTGAGTTCTGGGGCGGTATAGCAATAACCAACCATCTTTTGTGTAACAAACTCTAGATCCACTCAATTCGGTCAACTCAACAGAGTAAGTCTTTCGCTGCACCGGGTCATAGAATTCATACAAATCACCAAATTTCGGAAAATACATCAACCATGGTGATTGGTTTACGATGCGTACAGCAATAGCAACAGGATGCCATCTCTTGCAAACAACAGATGCACGAACATTATCGTCTAGAGCTAAACGAGATAAGATTAACTCTAAGAGTTCCGCAGGGAGATCAGACCAAGTTTGTAGTTctaaattttcatttttcacCTCAATTGCCAACCTTCTATTGTCATTAATTGTATCAACTAACCTGAACAACAAGAAACAAGTGTCAGGTGAAACAAAGCTTAAAAGTTCTCAGCGAAGGAAGTAAGAGATTTATAACATCTCAAATACATGATATACCAATGATAAACAACAATAGAACTAGAGTAAGCATAGGATAAAGGGGAGAACAGAACTCTTAATTTGTCATTTAGAAAAGCTATAATTAAGAGCAATCACAGAACTTATGTTCTGCTTTTGTTTAAGATTCCTTTGATGCACACCTAAGGCGTTGATTTTCCTAAGTTTGTTAAAGATGACTGTAATTCTACAATAAACATATGGTTGAAGTGATACCAAACCCTAAGACACAAAGTAAAAACAAGTCATCAAATTTAATGTTATATACTATGAACTATGAAGCATCAAATTCTTTGTCTCAATCAAAGGCCTAGTAATCTGATCTCTAAGAATCACATTACAGTAACACTCAATTAACCCCATCTGTCATCCAATTTACCAAAGCTAAACCGCTAAAAACCTGATCTGATCCGTAAACCCTAGTGCAGTGCTATTCTCCTTTCTTATGAAATTcaaactacaaattacaaaattaaaaaaccaAAATTTCTTACAAATTACTAAACACACTGATCCATCATGAGATAACCCCATATCCACAAAACTACtccaattaaagtaaattaaactaaatcaaaattaaagaaagataaataaTTTAGGGATGCTAATTcggaaattgaaaattgaataagaaagaggagaagcTCACGATTTCAGCTTTCTCCTTCTTTTCCCTGACATTACGAGAATCCAATTGAAGATTGAGCAACAAAAAGGAGCtggattctagagagagaaagagagagcttAGGGGAAAAaactgaagagagagaaagttagcAACTTGAGAGAGAAAAATGATAAGGAGAGGAGAAAAAAATTGGAGCAAACAACACACAAAGTGAGTGATGGCCTGTGTGGCACGTGCGAGGCGGCTACTCTCACGTGTGAATCACGTGATAGTCACGTGACCATGCTTTACCTAATTGGCTAGTTGCCTTTAGTCCTTTACTAGTGCTACCCTTTCATTTCAGTGTATGGGAGAATATCAACTTTGGGTGAGGGTGAAAAAGCAAAATGGGCAAAATTGGaaattaaaaatatcttatttttattcaatttaaaatttttaaaatgaaaatgttGATAAAATAGAAACCATTGATTTTATAACTTTCATAGAAGGGTTATgtacgattttggtctctaacgtagaggtcgaaaatttatttcgtcttcAGTCATTTTTCACTACAAAATAGTCCCGAAGGtctaacttagttttaaaatcgtccttcggtGAAAATACCTCTTCCCTCTTCTTCTCTAAAATCAACCAGAAGCAGAAGCGCAGAGGCACAAACAAACGCAGAAACAGAAGCAGACAGAAACAGAAAGTAGAGACAGAATaacaagaatcaaacaaaaacaaccagaaaaacaacaacaataataacaatggataatggaattagaacaacaacaaaagcaaaaCCAGAAATAGAAGCAAAAACAAAAGCAGAAGCAACCAGAagtatcaacaacaacaatggaataGAAAGGCCTAAACAGAAACAACCAGAagcatcatcatcaacaacaacaacaatagaataAATAGAAACAAAATACCTTCCTTTAAatctgaaaaattaaagaaaaaggaataaaaaattgaaacaacATTGCAGGGAAGGGTTGCGATGGTGGTAGGGGAGGAGGTGCTGCGGCAGTGAACTGCGAATCACGAGGGGAGGAGAGCTACGGTGGTGGTGGCAGATCACATGGAAAGGGTTGTGGCATTGATGGCGACGCCGCGAATTGCGACGAGAACGGCGATGCGGTGGTGACAGGCTGCAAACCGCGACGAGGAGGGCGCTGTGGTGGTTGGCGGCGCCGCGAATCGCGACGAGGGTAGGGCTGTGGCGACGAGAACATCTCCATTCCtctcttatctttctctctccctctgctctctcctctcttgccGTTAGTGTGAGTGTGTGCTGAGGAAGAAAGGAGCACCGATAAGAAAGCAACGGTACGACGAGGAGTAGCGGCGGCGGCATGGATATTCCCcaccttttcttctccttttccccTCTTTCCTAGAAACAACACCCTCCAAAGCACGACATTTTCTTCCTCCTTTTTccgttttcttttttta is drawn from Arachis hypogaea cultivar Tifrunner chromosome 12, arahy.Tifrunner.gnm2.J5K5, whole genome shotgun sequence and contains these coding sequences:
- the LOC112728835 gene encoding F-box/kelch-repeat protein At1g57790-like: MSGKRRRKLKSLVDTINDNRRLAIEVKNENLELQTWSDLPAELLELILSRLALDDNVRASVVCKRWHPVAIAVRIVNQSPWLMYFPKFGDLYEFYDPVQRKTYSVELTELSGSRVCYTKDGWLLLYRPRTHQVFFFNPFTREVIKLPRFEMAYQIVAFSCAPTSPGCVLFTVKHVSPTIVAISTCYPGATEWKTVNYQNRLPFVSSIWNKLVFCNGLFYCLSLTGWLGVFDPSERSWSVLSVPPPKCPENFFAKNWWKGKFMTEHNGDIIVIYTCSSENPILFKLDQSIMEWEEMRTLDGVTLFASFLSSHSRIDLPGMMRNSVYFSKVRFYGKRCISFSVDDYRYYPRKQCHDWGEQDPFENIWIEPPKDFSGFT